Proteins encoded within one genomic window of Lysinibacillus louembei:
- a CDS encoding S-layer homology domain-containing protein gives MKKSYKKMLASTAAVAVVASAIVPVASAASFKDLNGHMYQNEILALVDAGVINGYPDGTFLPNNSLTRSDVVKLLGKYLVSLGHEVPADYKTKMRFTDLTAKSQDELLQYAALVKDVGVFQGSAGQLMHRDEMRRDQMATVLVRAFNVINDFDYAAHVKEQGFTSTISDLNRTTVEHQTNIAVLDYYDMVKGASFNPKDMTKRGQFAYFLYHMLQIETKPVLTVKKIEVTAADKLSVTLSDDKTYTVTLPTPLVENVETDVKFKIDEVEYAAKVKYEVPDLKVTAVTNPNGGQVKIDFNQPVALANVLNEADINKIVKVAGIATPGKIDLLKGELSADKKSLTVTIKGVKPLTEGRYNVVVDGVKTEKGLTLIKYDEVPTFTADKVAPAIASAENAGATRVKVKFTEPVTNTTGTTQFTLANGSVISNVTGTLERNATEVTYDFTKATVNGVALSPGTSVNITFGALVDISNNVAPANTVKTTATIGVRDGVAPTLLNIEQVGARKFKLIFSEEIRDLTRTDISVVQNSQTLGVIGVEKDKKNPVAYIIETAQELNGYATVANASGRYITDLSGESNTFYMYYNFVRDTTVPSYVSTTVVKDNNEEYLEILFDRNINVLPNANIAFNGWYAQANNQQGQLNVSAIPKKVATNDKALRVKLRDLLGVGYDFVGAKYAGQIHLSGVVSEYNLPVATTPQQIQFDRSGDLGSIADRVIVERVESVPSNENNRYQNIRVTYSHPIDFASATNNQNYIVDGTQVISALPTQGGIANRQVDLRLSVNDTTQLNEFFTTVTINNVYAAGRNVMVDAYSAPLRLRENNKPYVVGNNVAVSTEDIANGLKVGKTISFTVSEPIQTTIPNPFSVMVNNVDIVQQVSYSGDNRVVNISLKNDIQQNDVVTIALKQNVIITDAAGNVFNFNTTKFSFNGSQSYTYGVLQ, from the coding sequence ATGAAAAAATCATATAAAAAAATGTTAGCCTCTACGGCAGCAGTAGCGGTAGTAGCTTCTGCAATTGTTCCTGTTGCGAGTGCAGCATCCTTTAAAGATTTAAATGGTCATATGTATCAAAATGAAATTTTAGCATTAGTCGATGCGGGCGTTATTAATGGATATCCAGATGGCACATTCCTTCCAAATAATTCATTAACACGCTCGGATGTTGTTAAGCTTTTAGGAAAATATTTAGTGTCGTTAGGTCATGAAGTTCCAGCTGATTATAAAACAAAAATGCGCTTTACAGATTTAACAGCAAAGTCTCAGGATGAGCTATTACAATATGCTGCGCTTGTTAAAGATGTAGGGGTATTCCAAGGTAGCGCTGGTCAGCTGATGCACCGTGATGAAATGCGTCGCGACCAAATGGCGACAGTGCTTGTGCGTGCATTCAATGTAATCAATGACTTTGATTACGCAGCACATGTGAAGGAACAAGGCTTCACAAGCACAATTTCAGATTTAAATAGAACGACAGTAGAGCATCAAACAAATATTGCTGTATTAGATTACTATGATATGGTAAAAGGTGCTTCCTTTAACCCGAAAGATATGACGAAGCGCGGTCAATTCGCTTACTTCCTATACCATATGCTGCAAATTGAAACAAAGCCTGTACTAACAGTGAAAAAAATCGAGGTAACAGCAGCTGATAAGCTTTCTGTTACACTATCTGATGACAAAACGTATACAGTAACATTACCAACGCCACTTGTTGAAAATGTGGAGACAGATGTAAAATTCAAAATCGATGAAGTAGAATATGCTGCAAAAGTAAAATACGAAGTGCCAGATTTAAAAGTAACGGCAGTTACAAATCCAAATGGTGGGCAAGTTAAAATTGACTTTAACCAACCAGTAGCACTTGCAAACGTATTAAATGAAGCAGATATCAACAAAATTGTAAAAGTAGCAGGCATTGCAACACCAGGTAAAATTGATTTATTAAAAGGTGAGCTAAGCGCGGATAAAAAATCTTTAACTGTTACAATTAAAGGTGTAAAACCGTTAACTGAAGGTCGCTACAATGTTGTTGTGGATGGCGTGAAAACAGAAAAAGGCTTAACACTTATTAAATATGATGAAGTACCAACATTTACAGCTGACAAAGTAGCACCAGCAATCGCTTCTGCTGAAAACGCTGGAGCAACACGCGTGAAGGTGAAGTTTACTGAACCAGTGACAAATACAACAGGTACAACGCAATTTACATTAGCAAATGGCTCAGTTATTTCCAATGTAACAGGTACTTTAGAGCGAAATGCAACAGAGGTTACATATGACTTTACTAAAGCAACAGTAAATGGCGTTGCTTTATCTCCAGGTACTTCTGTGAATATTACATTTGGTGCATTAGTAGATATTTCAAATAATGTAGCACCAGCAAATACTGTTAAAACGACAGCTACAATTGGTGTGCGTGATGGTGTAGCACCAACATTATTAAATATTGAACAAGTAGGTGCACGCAAATTTAAACTAATTTTCTCTGAGGAAATTCGTGATTTAACACGTACAGACATTAGTGTAGTCCAAAACTCACAAACTTTAGGTGTAATTGGAGTAGAAAAAGATAAGAAAAATCCAGTTGCTTATATTATTGAAACAGCACAAGAGCTAAATGGCTATGCAACAGTAGCGAATGCTTCTGGTCGTTATATTACAGACTTATCAGGTGAGTCTAATACATTCTACATGTACTATAACTTTGTCCGAGATACGACAGTACCAAGCTATGTATCAACAACGGTTGTGAAAGACAATAATGAAGAGTATTTAGAAATTTTATTTGATCGCAATATCAACGTATTACCAAACGCTAATATTGCATTTAATGGTTGGTATGCACAAGCTAACAATCAACAAGGGCAATTGAATGTTTCAGCAATTCCGAAAAAAGTAGCAACAAACGATAAAGCGTTACGTGTAAAATTGCGTGATTTATTAGGTGTTGGTTATGATTTTGTGGGTGCTAAATATGCAGGGCAGATACATTTATCAGGTGTCGTAAGTGAATATAACCTACCAGTAGCAACAACTCCACAGCAAATTCAATTTGATCGCTCTGGCGATTTAGGTAGTATTGCGGATAGAGTAATTGTAGAACGTGTGGAATCGGTTCCTTCAAATGAGAATAACAGATATCAAAATATTCGTGTGACTTACTCACACCCAATCGATTTTGCATCTGCAACAAATAATCAAAACTATATTGTAGATGGTACACAAGTTATTAGTGCTTTACCGACTCAAGGTGGTATTGCAAATCGTCAAGTTGACTTGCGCTTATCAGTAAATGACACAACGCAGTTAAACGAATTCTTTACAACGGTGACAATTAATAATGTATATGCAGCTGGACGCAATGTGATGGTAGATGCTTATTCAGCACCATTAAGATTACGTGAAAACAATAAGCCCTATGTAGTTGGGAATAATGTTGCGGTATCGACTGAGGATATTGCAAATGGGCTAAAAGTAGGGAAAACAATTTCTTTCACAGTTTCTGAACCAATACAAACAACAATTCCTAACCCATTCTCTGTTATGGTTAATAATGTAGATATAGTACAACAAGTTTCTTATAGTGGTGATAACCGAGTTGTGAATATTAGCCTCAAAAATGATATTCAGCAAAATGACGTAGTGACAATTGCATTAAAGCAAAATGTCATAATTACAGATGCAGCAGGTAATGTTTTTAATTTTAATACAACAAAATTTAGTTTTAATGGCTCACAAAGCTACACATATGGAGTACTACAATAA
- a CDS encoding nuclease-related domain-containing protein, whose product MVILPRERPIKEYLLQAAIRRGFPEMKDELVRIQQGLAGEQYVDRSWQDMQLDEEFYLLHDFSTDTHQIDTLFVCEKFILIVEIKNIAGRIDFDERCHQFTRTLENGNVQGFRNPLDQVRRHQRFLRQLFPDLPVIYVIVLAHPKTIIGQIPQNEPIIHCSGLEFYIRKLLTMHKARLSTEQLQRLQNELLQMHTISNPKLNIDKDKVRTGVLCKQCDYTTQMLFQYGRFICPKCQIKDDGTMLQRAIEDYSLLINEWITNIQFRKFMRVNSIYAANRLLKKLNLSHKGDKKGRKYFISFKRNSQINPRNHK is encoded by the coding sequence ATGGTTATTTTACCACGTGAAAGACCTATAAAGGAATATTTATTACAAGCGGCTATTCGCCGAGGATTTCCTGAAATGAAAGATGAATTGGTAAGGATACAACAAGGGTTGGCAGGAGAACAATATGTAGATCGTAGCTGGCAAGACATGCAGTTAGATGAGGAATTTTATTTACTCCACGACTTTAGTACAGATACACATCAAATAGATACGTTGTTTGTTTGCGAAAAATTTATTCTTATAGTAGAAATAAAAAACATTGCAGGACGCATTGATTTTGATGAGAGATGTCACCAGTTCACTCGAACTCTTGAAAATGGAAATGTTCAAGGCTTCAGAAATCCACTCGACCAAGTACGTCGTCATCAACGTTTTCTACGGCAACTATTCCCCGATTTACCTGTCATTTATGTAATAGTGCTAGCACATCCCAAAACAATTATTGGTCAAATACCTCAAAATGAGCCGATTATCCATTGTAGTGGTTTAGAGTTTTATATTCGCAAGCTTCTTACAATGCATAAGGCACGATTATCAACAGAGCAACTTCAACGACTTCAAAATGAATTACTTCAAATGCATACAATTTCTAACCCTAAATTAAATATTGATAAAGACAAAGTTCGTACAGGTGTGCTTTGCAAACAATGTGATTATACTACACAAATGCTATTTCAGTATGGTCGATTCATATGTCCTAAATGCCAAATAAAAGATGATGGCACAATGCTACAGCGAGCAATCGAAGACTATAGTCTGTTAATTAATGAATGGATTACAAATATACAATTTCGTAAGTTTATGAGGGTGAACTCCATCTATGCAGCAAATCGCCTATTAAAAAAATTAAACCTTTCACACAAGGGAGATAAAAAAGGCAGAAAATATTTTATTTCTTTTAAAAGAAACTCGCAAATAAATCCGAGAAATCACAAATAA
- a CDS encoding S-layer homology domain-containing protein: protein MQLVEIGAINGYPDGEFRPALTISVGQSTSLLKGALQLPEAPYQPIFKDVSQKSSFAAGVFSTYKAGIFKGKKDGTFGVADPLTREMMASALVNAFHLKDTGEAITFKDWDKISPEHQENVKILAQHGITTGREDGSYDPQAVVNRVTFAVMIHRALVMNNEITPKDYTIETAQQSKFTLFRKEANFAQVTKGDTPLFVRSESAIKLAGTKTENFGVATDTIYTYKIGSHATLKVTVRRLTNGDEFVFSTLTNTSDAKVSVDLFQKQANVTNFRLYRYDRFPISKNVNDVFGYDSSSYPTGLMRFMSTEKLAGDRMVGQAYRSKQLTQKYDNGGTSYMRDLRAEYEALSYTWLGTDLLSFYTLASTGQDIVDTWYMDSNERLFNNDENMNSWMVETAANYKKRNNWYTAEGPFNKMATTTEPMPKNYQGFGRNLLLVKEDRALVLFKEQGDRYFANLVKNSFVSLQKFKGNKTYWETEVTSTYLKGLYGIHAPFIDTRFNEQIALFYYNSGAEFEIPNYRTPLKNYADLIVSQRTNNNVIRVTKDAYYIPDYFPLKQNVTTHTSMNHLLGGMNILLMAYNEFGDAKYLETATAIQAALAIEKDKWIRPNGDIWYRMNKEGQFAGTDYQHLTLEDLIQSYRLWKDIDTSKLPVLEEMIASKAGYLSANQLGYTMKIKNGLEAIGMLHYLPEGPLHTDAL from the coding sequence ATGCAGCTCGTGGAAATTGGCGCAATTAACGGTTATCCAGATGGTGAGTTTCGTCCAGCCTTAACGATTTCAGTTGGGCAATCGACAAGTCTTTTGAAAGGTGCGCTACAGTTACCAGAGGCACCGTATCAGCCGATTTTTAAAGATGTAAGTCAAAAGTCGAGCTTTGCAGCAGGTGTATTTTCTACATATAAAGCAGGAATTTTTAAAGGGAAGAAAGATGGCACTTTCGGAGTTGCTGACCCATTGACACGTGAAATGATGGCTTCAGCCTTAGTAAATGCCTTTCATTTAAAGGACACAGGCGAAGCGATTACATTCAAGGATTGGGATAAAATTAGTCCAGAGCATCAAGAAAATGTTAAAATTTTAGCACAGCATGGCATTACAACGGGACGTGAGGATGGTAGCTATGATCCGCAGGCAGTCGTTAACCGTGTGACATTTGCGGTGATGATTCATCGTGCGCTTGTGATGAATAATGAAATTACACCAAAGGACTACACGATTGAGACAGCACAGCAATCAAAATTTACATTGTTCCGCAAAGAGGCGAATTTTGCACAAGTAACAAAAGGCGATACACCGCTATTTGTACGCTCAGAATCAGCGATTAAATTAGCAGGAACGAAAACAGAAAACTTCGGTGTAGCAACAGATACAATTTACACATATAAAATTGGCTCACATGCGACACTAAAAGTGACAGTGCGTCGCCTAACAAATGGCGATGAATTTGTCTTTTCTACATTAACAAACACAAGCGATGCAAAGGTAAGTGTGGATTTATTCCAAAAGCAAGCGAATGTGACAAATTTCCGCCTTTACCGCTATGATCGTTTCCCGATTTCTAAAAATGTCAATGATGTGTTTGGCTACGATTCATCAAGCTATCCGACAGGGCTAATGCGTTTTATGTCGACTGAAAAGCTTGCTGGTGATCGCATGGTAGGACAAGCCTATCGTTCTAAGCAGCTAACGCAAAAATATGATAATGGCGGTACGAGCTATATGCGTGATTTACGTGCAGAGTACGAAGCGTTGTCATACACATGGTTAGGAACAGATTTATTGTCATTTTACACACTAGCGTCAACTGGTCAGGATATTGTAGATACATGGTATATGGATTCAAATGAACGTTTATTTAACAACGATGAGAATATGAATAGCTGGATGGTGGAAACGGCTGCGAACTATAAAAAGCGTAACAATTGGTATACTGCGGAAGGTCCATTTAACAAAATGGCTACAACGACAGAGCCAATGCCGAAAAACTATCAAGGCTTTGGACGCAATTTACTGTTAGTAAAGGAAGACCGCGCACTTGTTCTATTTAAAGAGCAAGGTGACCGTTACTTTGCTAACTTAGTGAAAAATTCCTTTGTCAGCCTACAAAAATTTAAAGGCAATAAGACATATTGGGAAACGGAAGTAACGAGTACGTATTTAAAAGGGCTATATGGTATTCATGCACCATTTATTGATACGCGCTTTAATGAGCAAATCGCATTGTTCTACTACAATTCAGGTGCGGAATTTGAAATTCCAAACTATCGTACACCATTAAAAAATTATGCAGATTTAATCGTTTCACAAAGAACAAATAATAATGTTATTCGTGTCACTAAAGATGCCTATTACATTCCAGACTACTTCCCACTTAAGCAAAATGTTACAACACATACGTCGATGAACCATTTGCTTGGTGGTATGAACATTTTATTGATGGCTTATAATGAATTTGGTGATGCTAAATACCTTGAAACAGCAACAGCAATTCAAGCGGCATTAGCAATCGAAAAAGATAAATGGATTCGTCCGAATGGAGATATTTGGTATCGTATGAATAAGGAAGGTCAGTTTGCAGGTACAGACTATCAGCATTTGACATTAGAGGATTTAATCCAATCATATCGTCTATGGAAAGATATCGATACGTCAAAATTGCCTGTTCTTGAGGAAATGATTGCCTCAAAAGCGGGGTATTTATCAGCTAATCAGCTAGGCTACACAATGAAAATTAAAAACGGTCTTGAAGCAATTGGCATGCTGCACTATTTACCAGAAGGTCCATTGCACACAGACGCATTATAA